Proteins encoded in a region of the Haloglomus salinum genome:
- a CDS encoding S8 family peptidase, whose protein sequence is MTELNRRSFVRAAGVAGAGAAFAGPAGARTVADALDTDGGRQEVVVVFRDTDDQSVLDEFDLPVGRFDYGVLPMSWTELDGDGIADLAGREEVRYVSDTFELEYYNDVESRESMHVEAVNAAADFASAEFNGEGIDTVVIDSGIDGAHPDFQGRIVGNYEYVDEPFGDRDPEMWVDIGPGDSDDIGHGQHCCGTVAGDGFASKTEGTGPYVGMAPAARLSAYSVSQAVYLPYAVGAWDHMLARKRDESDDFDPVVCSNSYGVARGNRYNPLDPLNVATWEAFQEGILPVFALGNSGPSEGTASRYAKAPHVLGVAASRKDETVTEFSSRGRSVGTELPNAEETVSPAHHDRQSLLENMEGFHALTRDGRLIVDRGTLSGTLGPGVKDPAGGTGVDQDSGVVTHHLKMPDGDEDLLAGTLSLTPDGQQVTVSFYTDYGEPDEELLARMGEEPVKVHEDIALDVPGGEPVTVEFDPQVTAALRYEFDYRVYDLIESDGDSFEQTSLDSFRPLTLYRPGILTHGNSVMSTFDPEDALAPLSTGDGEPFYGRISGTSMACPAAAGIAALVIEAGRSHTTDAAPDGLAFVGHEDAGEPGTFGPMDVIRTIEATANHDADGYTVANAGPGHVNAAAAVERARYGAFATPSEAHDSLVSGTGDGGDGGDGDATVTAGGSRADDGQVFTAGGTNQVDITVANPSADVTVYDEIPSSWSVVSGESTQSTDDGRQRVELGTVPSGETRTLTYFVEAPDGPAATNQYTFGPATAETEAATTQVAGTETNYVVGVGTSPSL, encoded by the coding sequence ATGACCGAACTGAACAGGCGGAGTTTCGTACGGGCCGCGGGGGTTGCCGGTGCCGGGGCCGCGTTCGCCGGGCCGGCGGGCGCACGCACCGTCGCGGACGCGCTGGACACGGACGGGGGGCGACAGGAGGTCGTCGTCGTCTTCCGTGACACCGACGACCAGTCGGTCCTCGACGAGTTCGACCTGCCGGTCGGGCGCTTCGACTACGGGGTGCTCCCGATGTCGTGGACGGAGCTCGACGGGGACGGGATTGCCGACCTCGCCGGGCGCGAGGAGGTCCGCTACGTCAGCGATACGTTCGAACTGGAGTACTACAACGACGTCGAGTCCCGCGAGTCGATGCACGTCGAGGCGGTGAACGCCGCGGCCGACTTCGCCAGCGCAGAATTCAACGGCGAGGGCATCGACACCGTCGTCATCGATTCGGGCATCGACGGGGCGCATCCGGACTTCCAGGGCCGCATCGTCGGCAACTACGAGTACGTCGACGAGCCGTTCGGCGACCGTGACCCCGAGATGTGGGTCGATATCGGTCCCGGTGACTCCGACGACATCGGGCACGGCCAGCACTGCTGTGGCACCGTCGCCGGCGACGGGTTCGCCTCCAAGACGGAGGGAACCGGCCCGTACGTCGGGATGGCACCTGCGGCGCGCCTCTCGGCGTACTCGGTGAGCCAGGCAGTCTACCTCCCGTACGCGGTCGGCGCGTGGGACCACATGCTCGCACGGAAGCGCGACGAGAGCGACGACTTCGACCCGGTCGTCTGCTCGAACTCCTACGGCGTGGCCCGCGGCAACCGCTACAACCCGCTCGACCCGCTGAACGTGGCCACGTGGGAGGCGTTCCAGGAGGGGATACTCCCGGTGTTCGCCCTGGGGAACAGCGGGCCCAGCGAGGGTACCGCCTCCCGGTACGCGAAGGCACCCCACGTCCTCGGCGTCGCCGCCAGCCGGAAGGACGAGACGGTCACGGAGTTCTCCTCGCGTGGACGGAGCGTCGGCACCGAACTGCCGAACGCCGAGGAGACGGTGTCCCCCGCGCATCACGACCGGCAGTCGCTTCTCGAGAACATGGAGGGGTTCCACGCCCTCACGCGCGACGGCCGCCTCATCGTCGACCGGGGGACCCTCTCGGGGACCCTCGGTCCCGGGGTCAAGGACCCGGCCGGCGGCACGGGTGTCGACCAGGACAGCGGCGTCGTCACGCACCACCTGAAGATGCCCGACGGCGACGAGGACCTGCTCGCGGGGACGCTGTCGCTGACGCCCGACGGTCAGCAGGTGACCGTCTCCTTCTACACGGACTACGGCGAGCCCGACGAGGAACTGCTCGCACGGATGGGAGAGGAGCCGGTCAAGGTCCACGAGGACATCGCGCTCGATGTCCCCGGTGGCGAGCCGGTCACCGTCGAGTTCGACCCGCAGGTGACCGCTGCCCTTCGGTACGAGTTCGACTACCGGGTGTACGACCTCATCGAGTCCGACGGTGACTCGTTCGAGCAGACGTCTCTCGATTCGTTCCGCCCGCTCACGCTCTACCGGCCGGGCATCCTGACCCACGGGAACAGCGTCATGTCGACGTTCGACCCCGAGGACGCGCTGGCGCCGCTCTCGACCGGCGACGGCGAACCGTTCTACGGCCGCATCTCCGGCACCTCGATGGCGTGCCCGGCCGCGGCGGGCATCGCGGCGCTCGTCATCGAGGCCGGCCGCTCGCACACGACGGACGCCGCCCCCGATGGCCTGGCGTTCGTCGGCCACGAGGACGCCGGCGAGCCCGGTACCTTCGGCCCGATGGACGTCATCCGGACCATCGAAGCGACGGCGAACCACGACGCCGACGGCTACACCGTCGCCAACGCCGGTCCGGGGCACGTGAACGCCGCCGCCGCCGTCGAGCGAGCGAGGTACGGGGCGTTCGCGACACCCAGCGAGGCACACGACTCCCTCGTCTCGGGCACGGGCGACGGCGGAGACGGTGGGGACGGCGACGCGACCGTGACCGCGGGCGGGAGCCGCGCCGATGACGGGCAGGTGTTCACCGCTGGCGGGACCAATCAGGTCGATATCACTGTCGCGAACCCGTCGGCGGACGTGACCGTGTACGACGAGATTCCGTCCTCGTGGTCGGTGGTCTCCGGCGAGTCGACACAGTCGACCGACGACGGCCGACAGCGCGTGGAACTCGGGACGGTCCCGTCCGGCGAGACGCGGACGCTGACCTACTTCGTCGAGGCCCCCGACGGTCCGGCGGCGACCAACCAGTACACCTTCGGGCCTGCGACGGCGGAGACGGAGGCCGCCACGACGCAGGTCGCAGGCACCGAGACGAACTACGTCGTCGGCGTCGGTACCAGCCCGTCGCTCTGA
- a CDS encoding DUF4383 domain-containing protein, with the protein MAQATEAATTGGIGDSPQTIVAVLFGAVLALVGVLGPVLGGASGELIIFGRNYLHDGIHLLSGLAGLAAGYYAGGQYASEYNKALGVVYLLVTLLGFVLFDLLADLIALNTADNVLHLALAVVFLGVGFALGE; encoded by the coding sequence ATGGCACAAGCAACGGAGGCAGCCACCACAGGCGGAATCGGTGATAGTCCACAGACCATCGTTGCGGTCCTGTTCGGCGCAGTCCTCGCCCTCGTCGGCGTGCTCGGCCCGGTACTGGGCGGCGCAAGCGGCGAACTCATCATCTTCGGGCGTAACTACCTGCACGACGGCATCCATCTCCTCTCGGGGCTGGCTGGCCTCGCGGCGGGCTACTACGCCGGCGGCCAGTACGCATCGGAGTACAACAAGGCCCTCGGCGTGGTCTACCTGCTGGTGACGCTCCTCGGGTTCGTCCTGTTCGACCTGCTCGCGGACCTCATCGCGCTGAACACGGCCGACAACGTCCTGCATCTCGCGCTGGCCGTCGTCTTCCTCGGTGTCGGCTTCGCGCTTGGTGAGTAG
- a CDS encoding ArsR/SmtB family transcription factor, translating into MEGVLWYVLTGTRGGSNRARILRAIDERPRNANKLAEELDLDYKTVRHHLDVLKENDIVRDTGDDYGAVYLPTDRARQNWDTVEEIIQNAL; encoded by the coding sequence ATGGAGGGCGTTCTCTGGTACGTGCTGACGGGGACGCGGGGTGGGTCCAACCGGGCCCGCATCCTCAGAGCCATCGACGAACGTCCCCGCAACGCGAACAAGCTCGCCGAGGAACTCGACCTCGACTACAAGACCGTCCGTCACCACCTCGACGTGCTCAAGGAGAACGATATCGTCCGCGACACGGGCGACGACTACGGCGCCGTCTACCTGCCGACGGACCGCGCACGGCAGAACTGGGACACTGTGGAGGAGATCATCCAGAATGCACTCTAG
- a CDS encoding TIGR00300 family protein — translation MTVSREVELEGHIIDSGMMQSAFGIIMDMGGSFDVEEFDIGRSKTETSYALLTVSADDPGTLQAIVHELHQNGANPADPDDVELTPAPDDQVVPTGFYSTTNHPTEVRVDGEWLAVDDIEMDCAVVVEGVARGATDASGEAAEPRADSEPRAYTKVLNAIDEGDLVVTDEAGIRVRPPERPRGSEGAFGFMQGGVSSERPSESTIEKVADAITETKREGGKVLAVCGPALIHSGAREELARLVREGYIDMLSAGNGFAVHDIERDLYGTSLGMNTETLDHARKGHKHHIYTISEVIRAGGIEQAVEDGLIESGVMYECVENDRPYVLAGSIRDDGPLPDTITDAVEAQNAIREQAHEADMVLMLSTLLHSVAVGNCLPSTTRVVCVDINPATVTQLLDRGSAQAVGMVTDIGTFVPILAEKILDGE, via the coding sequence ATGACGGTCTCTCGTGAGGTCGAACTGGAGGGCCACATCATCGACTCGGGGATGATGCAGTCGGCCTTCGGTATCATCATGGACATGGGTGGGTCGTTCGACGTCGAGGAGTTCGATATCGGCCGCTCGAAGACCGAGACCTCCTACGCGCTCCTCACCGTCAGCGCCGACGACCCCGGGACGCTGCAGGCCATCGTCCACGAACTCCACCAGAACGGTGCCAATCCCGCCGACCCGGACGACGTCGAACTGACGCCTGCACCCGACGACCAGGTCGTTCCGACCGGCTTCTACTCCACCACCAACCACCCGACGGAGGTCCGCGTCGACGGCGAATGGCTCGCCGTGGACGACATCGAGATGGACTGTGCGGTCGTCGTCGAGGGGGTGGCGCGTGGCGCCACCGACGCGAGCGGCGAGGCGGCCGAGCCGCGAGCGGATTCGGAGCCACGTGCGTACACGAAGGTGCTCAACGCTATCGACGAGGGCGACCTCGTCGTCACCGACGAGGCCGGTATCCGAGTCCGACCCCCCGAGCGCCCCCGCGGGAGCGAGGGCGCCTTCGGCTTCATGCAGGGCGGCGTCTCCTCGGAACGCCCGTCCGAGTCGACCATCGAGAAGGTGGCTGACGCCATCACCGAGACCAAACGCGAGGGTGGGAAGGTGCTCGCGGTCTGTGGGCCGGCACTCATCCACTCGGGCGCGCGCGAGGAGCTCGCTCGCCTCGTCCGCGAGGGGTATATCGACATGTTGTCGGCCGGCAACGGCTTCGCCGTCCACGACATCGAGCGCGACCTCTACGGCACCTCGCTCGGGATGAACACGGAGACGCTCGACCACGCACGGAAGGGCCACAAACACCATATCTACACCATCTCCGAGGTCATCCGCGCGGGCGGCATCGAGCAGGCCGTCGAGGACGGCCTCATCGAGTCCGGCGTGATGTACGAGTGCGTCGAGAACGACCGACCCTACGTGCTGGCGGGTTCCATCCGTGACGACGGTCCGCTGCCCGACACCATCACGGACGCCGTCGAGGCACAGAACGCCATCCGCGAACAGGCCCACGAGGCCGACATGGTGCTGATGCTGTCGACGCTGCTGCACTCGGTCGCCGTCGGGAACTGCCTCCCCTCCACGACGCGGGTGGTCTGTGTCGACATCAACCCCGCCACCGTCACCCAGCTGCTCGACCGCGGCTCCGCGCAGGCCGTCGGGATGGTCACCGACATCGGGACGTTCGTCCCCATCCTCGCCGAGAAGATTCTCGACGGGGAGTGA
- a CDS encoding redoxin domain-containing protein yields the protein MPTEGDTAPTFTATYGTSDHEPFDLDDVLGHGPVVLAFFPGAFTPPCRNEMVALQNHLDDFEAAGATLLGVSADSPFSQGAFREEHGLEFDLVSDMAREAIGAYDLEIDIGDLGLHGIANRAVYVLDDEGTVTFAWEADDPTNEPDYEAVLDAVAAA from the coding sequence ATGCCAACCGAAGGCGACACCGCCCCGACGTTCACCGCGACGTACGGCACCAGCGACCACGAACCGTTCGACCTCGACGACGTCCTCGGCCATGGACCTGTCGTGCTGGCGTTCTTCCCCGGCGCGTTCACGCCGCCGTGTCGCAACGAGATGGTCGCGCTTCAGAACCACCTCGACGACTTCGAGGCCGCGGGGGCGACGCTGCTCGGCGTCAGCGCCGATTCACCCTTCTCACAGGGTGCGTTCCGCGAGGAGCACGGGCTGGAGTTCGACCTCGTGAGTGACATGGCCCGGGAGGCCATCGGCGCGTACGACCTCGAGATCGACATCGGTGACCTGGGCCTGCACGGCATCGCCAACCGGGCCGTCTACGTCCTCGACGACGAGGGCACCGTCACGTTCGCGTGGGAGGCCGACGACCCGACGAACGAGCCGGACTACGAGGCGGTGCTGGACGCCGTCGCAGCGGCGTAG
- a CDS encoding DUF7553 family protein — MSDDPREHLRTASDRIAEAAEAAEGDTADRLSGFAERVEGWADQENGPDHGALANILLKLDDLADEVGGDAAETIQTARSEITEFRKTVGGV, encoded by the coding sequence ATGAGCGACGACCCCCGAGAGCACCTGCGCACCGCCAGCGACCGTATCGCCGAGGCCGCCGAGGCCGCCGAGGGCGACACGGCCGACCGACTGTCCGGGTTCGCCGAGCGCGTCGAGGGCTGGGCCGACCAGGAGAACGGCCCGGACCACGGCGCCCTCGCCAACATCCTGCTCAAACTCGACGACCTGGCCGACGAGGTGGGCGGCGACGCGGCCGAGACCATCCAGACGGCCCGCTCGGAGATCACCGAGTTCCGCAAGACCGTCGGTGGCGTCTGA
- a CDS encoding universal stress protein — protein sequence MTRYLVGVDSRETAEQLVDYLTGTLTDEDTVFIVNSLPGGEETSDKDVIEGREATEYAEGELPNAEAHQLIRGNSPQEDLVQFADEHAVDELVIGIRKRSPTGKLVFGSTAQDLLLETTRPTVVVPLTEPV from the coding sequence ATGACGCGCTATCTGGTCGGCGTGGACTCCAGAGAGACTGCAGAGCAGCTGGTCGACTACCTCACGGGTACCCTGACGGACGAGGACACGGTGTTCATCGTGAACTCGTTGCCCGGCGGCGAGGAGACGAGCGACAAGGACGTCATCGAGGGGCGTGAGGCTACGGAGTACGCCGAGGGCGAGCTCCCCAACGCGGAGGCCCACCAGCTCATCCGCGGCAACAGTCCGCAGGAGGACCTCGTCCAGTTCGCCGACGAGCACGCGGTGGACGAACTCGTCATCGGCATCCGGAAGCGGTCGCCGACGGGCAAGCTCGTGTTCGGCTCGACGGCACAGGACCTCCTCCTCGAGACCACGCGCCCGACCGTGGTCGTGCCGCTGACGGAACCGGTCTGA
- a CDS encoding METTL5 family protein encodes MTATRRRLAQELGVVTGFEDPVAALEQYHTPPDLAAHIVHVADLQGDIEDETVLDLGCGTGMLSLGAALRSPARVVGVELDADALVTARENERRVGARADVAWVRGDATRLPLCPPDCTVLMNPPFGAQDGNEHADRAFLETAAEVARVSYSVHNAGSESFVESFVADNDGEVTHAFQAELELPHQFDHHETEAGVVDAEVFRIRWRDGA; translated from the coding sequence GTGACCGCGACGCGGCGGCGACTGGCGCAGGAACTCGGCGTCGTCACGGGGTTCGAGGACCCCGTGGCGGCGCTGGAGCAGTACCACACGCCGCCGGACCTGGCCGCACACATCGTCCACGTCGCGGACCTGCAGGGCGACATCGAGGACGAGACCGTGCTGGACCTGGGCTGTGGAACCGGGATGCTGTCGCTGGGTGCGGCGTTGCGCTCGCCGGCGCGCGTCGTCGGCGTGGAACTCGACGCGGACGCGCTCGTGACCGCTCGCGAGAACGAGCGCCGGGTGGGTGCCCGCGCGGACGTGGCGTGGGTGCGCGGGGACGCGACCCGCCTCCCGCTCTGCCCGCCGGACTGTACGGTGCTGATGAACCCGCCGTTCGGCGCGCAGGACGGCAACGAACACGCCGACCGCGCGTTCCTCGAGACCGCCGCCGAGGTGGCACGCGTCTCCTACTCGGTCCACAACGCCGGGAGCGAGTCGTTCGTCGAGTCGTTCGTCGCTGACAACGACGGCGAGGTCACCCACGCGTTCCAGGCCGAGCTGGAGCTCCCACACCAGTTCGACCACCACGAGACGGAGGCCGGCGTCGTCGACGCCGAGGTGTTCCGCATCCGCTGGCGCGACGGGGCGTGA
- a CDS encoding rhomboid family intramembrane serine protease, with product MAAVPPVVWYLAIAVAALCSAGVCYALARPGGRWGRHLRSRFVLGVPWGTLVVAALVLLFYLVPQDGLTHWFQPLVIPYRAWSYFYPLGILSAGFAHSGPGHLVGNLLGTFTFGVLAEYAWSHFPTARGSQSFRSLREDPRARIAAFVAVTLFAGVFMGAFSLGPVIGFSGVVFAYAGFAIVRYPVGTIGILLAGDLLGLVYRALRSPTSTATPGPSFSSPFWAEIAIQGHAIGFFLGVLLGALVVARRRQGASPALVWAAALLFAVDRGLWAVYTYGEGGSFVLYRAGGVALLFLIAALVASGAGATARDLISSIDLSRREAALGLLLSVLVALSAVAVPYNLLAIADGGSGFEDDTGVEAGDYTVYYAEDAPDRFVTAFDVPGVQTSNVTVSGAIVVSEQRNIWWETVSERRLAFDGTRRVVLGGPTYRQTVVVNRTGWSAVGGPTTYRVRLRVAGEPWQFAHRSDPARAGPTVAGRNVSIHPLPGRADDPNAFAVNVTRDGERLGRAPIPANGTRVEVGGLRVIRENRGLYVARDGTRVQVARRENYN from the coding sequence ATGGCCGCCGTACCGCCCGTCGTCTGGTACCTCGCCATCGCGGTCGCCGCACTCTGCTCCGCCGGTGTCTGCTACGCGCTCGCTCGCCCCGGGGGTCGCTGGGGGCGGCACCTCCGCTCACGGTTCGTCCTCGGCGTCCCCTGGGGAACGCTCGTCGTCGCGGCGCTGGTCCTGCTGTTCTATCTCGTCCCACAGGACGGACTGACACACTGGTTCCAGCCGCTGGTCATCCCGTACCGCGCGTGGTCGTACTTCTACCCGCTCGGTATCCTCTCGGCCGGGTTCGCCCACTCCGGGCCGGGGCATCTCGTCGGGAACCTGCTCGGGACGTTCACGTTCGGCGTCCTCGCGGAGTACGCGTGGAGCCACTTCCCCACGGCCCGGGGGAGCCAGTCGTTCCGGTCGCTCCGCGAGGACCCGCGGGCCCGTATCGCCGCCTTCGTCGCCGTGACGCTGTTCGCGGGCGTCTTCATGGGGGCGTTCTCGCTCGGGCCGGTCATCGGCTTCTCCGGCGTCGTCTTCGCGTACGCCGGGTTCGCCATCGTCCGCTACCCGGTCGGCACCATCGGCATCCTCCTCGCAGGTGACCTGCTCGGTCTCGTCTATCGGGCGCTCCGCAGCCCCACGTCGACCGCGACGCCGGGGCCCTCCTTCTCGTCGCCGTTCTGGGCCGAGATCGCCATCCAGGGCCACGCCATCGGGTTCTTCCTCGGCGTCCTGCTCGGCGCACTCGTGGTCGCTCGCCGCCGGCAGGGGGCCTCCCCAGCGCTCGTCTGGGCCGCGGCGCTCCTGTTCGCCGTCGACCGCGGCCTGTGGGCCGTCTACACCTACGGCGAGGGCGGGAGCTTCGTCCTCTACCGCGCCGGCGGCGTGGCGCTCCTGTTCCTCATCGCGGCGCTCGTCGCCAGCGGGGCCGGCGCGACCGCCCGTGACCTGATCTCCAGTATCGACCTCTCGCGACGGGAGGCAGCGCTCGGACTACTCCTGAGCGTCCTCGTCGCGCTCTCGGCCGTCGCGGTGCCGTACAACCTGCTCGCCATCGCCGACGGCGGAAGCGGCTTCGAGGACGATACCGGCGTCGAGGCCGGCGACTACACTGTCTACTACGCCGAGGATGCACCGGACCGGTTCGTCACCGCCTTCGACGTGCCCGGCGTGCAGACCTCGAACGTCACCGTCTCCGGCGCCATCGTGGTCAGCGAGCAACGCAACATCTGGTGGGAGACCGTCAGCGAACGCCGGCTCGCGTTCGACGGGACCCGACGGGTCGTCCTCGGTGGCCCCACCTACCGGCAGACGGTCGTCGTGAACCGGACCGGGTGGTCGGCCGTCGGCGGCCCGACGACCTACCGCGTCCGCCTGCGGGTCGCGGGCGAGCCGTGGCAGTTCGCCCACCGGTCCGACCCTGCCCGGGCCGGCCCGACCGTCGCCGGGCGGAACGTCTCCATCCACCCGCTCCCCGGGCGGGCGGACGACCCGAACGCGTTCGCGGTCAACGTCACGCGGGACGGCGAACGGCTCGGGCGCGCCCCCATCCCGGCGAACGGGACCCGCGTCGAGGTCGGCGGCCTCCGGGTCATCCGAGAGAACCGCGGACTGTACGTCGCACGGGACGGGACCCGTGTGCAGGTCGCGCGTCGAGAGAACTACAACTGA
- a CDS encoding MBL fold metallo-hydrolase: MSESRLRAGTASVGRVEFEVEFPPGHVACYVVDAGVPVLVDAGMPDERGLGGHDEAFREGLARHGYEVADIEHLVVTHPHVDHIGQVPAVLEAADPTVHVPTGVRERFARDADALARRVRENATMAGLSGDQLEDAVDMARESLERDRSFLPPTAVDHWVDPGETFTVGDLDLTATHTPGHQADHLVYTGSLDGEDALLSGDAGIQPFRPVVIHDGLDDGYRGAFAAFVRGLDRLDDLKPAPDRVYPGHGPVHDDLPGVVERHRGSLERRLDGVREQVADGVRTVPGVAMGIAGDDRSVRYLLPEAMSALAHLESEGEVVATVEDGVRYYDQA, translated from the coding sequence ATGAGCGAGAGTCGCCTGCGCGCCGGGACAGCCTCCGTCGGGCGCGTCGAGTTCGAGGTGGAGTTCCCGCCCGGGCACGTCGCCTGCTACGTCGTCGACGCCGGCGTCCCGGTCCTCGTGGACGCGGGGATGCCGGACGAGCGTGGACTGGGCGGCCACGACGAGGCGTTCCGCGAGGGGCTAGCCCGTCACGGCTACGAGGTCGCGGATATCGAGCACCTCGTCGTCACGCACCCGCACGTGGACCACATCGGGCAGGTTCCGGCCGTCCTCGAGGCGGCCGACCCGACGGTCCACGTCCCGACCGGCGTCCGGGAGCGGTTCGCGAGGGATGCCGACGCGCTCGCCCGCCGGGTCCGCGAGAACGCCACTATGGCAGGGCTCTCGGGCGACCAGCTCGAGGACGCGGTCGACATGGCGCGCGAGTCACTGGAACGGGACCGCTCGTTCCTCCCCCCGACCGCGGTCGACCACTGGGTCGACCCCGGCGAGACCTTCACCGTCGGCGACCTCGACCTGACCGCGACGCACACGCCCGGCCACCAGGCCGACCACCTCGTCTACACGGGCAGCCTCGACGGCGAGGACGCCCTCCTCTCGGGCGATGCCGGCATCCAGCCCTTCCGTCCGGTCGTCATCCACGACGGGCTCGACGACGGCTACCGCGGGGCGTTTGCAGCCTTCGTCCGCGGGCTGGACCGTCTCGACGACCTGAAGCCGGCGCCCGACCGTGTCTACCCCGGCCACGGCCCCGTCCACGACGACCTCCCGGGCGTGGTCGAGCGCCACCGCGGGTCGCTGGAGCGCCGGCTCGACGGCGTCCGCGAGCAGGTCGCCGACGGCGTCCGCACGGTTCCGGGCGTCGCGATGGGCATCGCCGGCGACGACCGGAGCGTCCGCTACCTCCTCCCCGAGGCGATGAGCGCGCTGGCCCACCTCGAATCCGAGGGCGAGGTGGTCGCGACCGTCGAGGACGGTGTCCGCTACTACGACCAGGCGTGA
- a CDS encoding SDR family NAD(P)-dependent oxidoreductase, with the protein MVNVNERFSVEGKNVIITGSSQGIGRETAEQFAHEGANVVVTSRSQETIEEVADGINDSDAPGRAIAVECDVRERESVEALVEATVEEFGSVDSMINNAGASFMAGFDDISENGWKTIVDINLHGTFHGAQVAGQQMQEQDDGGTIINFASVAGTEGSQYMSHYGAAKAAVVNLTASLSANYAPHDIRVNCIAPGLVGTAGVASQMGINPADVDREDIDKEMGLPAEIADLTQFLASEASSYIVGETITAQGVPPLEDSNI; encoded by the coding sequence ATGGTAAACGTCAACGAGCGGTTCTCCGTCGAGGGCAAGAACGTCATCATCACCGGGTCGAGCCAGGGTATCGGCCGGGAAACCGCCGAGCAGTTCGCCCACGAGGGCGCGAACGTCGTGGTCACGAGCCGGTCCCAGGAGACCATCGAAGAGGTCGCCGACGGTATCAACGACTCCGACGCCCCCGGTCGGGCCATCGCCGTCGAGTGCGACGTTCGGGAACGCGAGTCCGTCGAGGCGCTCGTCGAGGCCACCGTCGAGGAGTTCGGCAGCGTCGACTCCATGATAAACAACGCCGGCGCCTCGTTCATGGCCGGGTTCGACGACATCTCCGAGAACGGGTGGAAGACCATCGTCGACATCAACCTCCACGGCACCTTCCACGGCGCGCAGGTCGCGGGCCAGCAGATGCAGGAACAGGACGACGGCGGCACCATCATCAACTTCGCCTCCGTCGCCGGGACCGAGGGCTCGCAGTACATGAGCCACTACGGCGCGGCGAAGGCCGCCGTGGTCAACCTGACCGCCTCGCTGTCGGCGAACTACGCACCCCACGATATCCGGGTGAACTGCATCGCGCCGGGGCTCGTCGGCACGGCCGGCGTCGCCTCGCAGATGGGCATCAACCCCGCGGACGTGGACCGCGAGGACATCGACAAGGAGATGGGCCTGCCCGCGGAGATCGCCGACCTCACCCAGTTCCTCGCCAGCGAGGCCTCCTCCTACATCGTCGGCGAGACCATCACCGCCCAGGGTGTCCCGCCGCTCGAAGACTCGAACATCTGA
- a CDS encoding TIGR04024 family LLM class F420-dependent oxidoreductase, with amino-acid sequence MATNRDVFLPVAAQPSVDALVEQAQSAEEMGYDRAWLPESWGRNAAVVLTSIAERTEDIGIGTSIMPVYSRSPALIGMTAATLQEVAEGRLRLGLGPSGPIVIENWHGMDFGNPLRRTRETVDVVKQVLSGEEVSYDGEYFDLDGFRLRCDPPDPQPPIDTAAMGPKAVELAGRFADGWHALMLTEDGLAERYEDFRHGRELADKDPDGGQVTLSLTCMALEDRERAREAVKQHVAFYVGAMGTYYRDSLARQGHEELAHGIYDDWQAGNRGEAMSRIGEGFLDTIAVGGTPDECRERVNEWESMDCVDRVSVSFPRDASMDEIIATVEALAPE; translated from the coding sequence ATGGCAACCAACCGCGACGTCTTCCTGCCGGTCGCCGCCCAGCCGTCCGTCGACGCGCTCGTCGAGCAGGCCCAGTCCGCCGAGGAGATGGGCTACGACCGCGCGTGGCTTCCCGAATCCTGGGGCCGCAACGCCGCCGTCGTCCTCACCAGTATCGCCGAGCGGACCGAGGATATCGGTATCGGAACCTCCATCATGCCGGTCTACTCCCGCTCCCCGGCGCTCATCGGGATGACCGCTGCGACCTTGCAGGAGGTCGCCGAGGGGCGCCTGCGGCTCGGGCTCGGACCGTCGGGCCCCATCGTCATCGAGAACTGGCACGGGATGGACTTCGGCAACCCGCTCCGCCGGACCCGCGAGACGGTGGACGTGGTCAAGCAGGTGCTCTCCGGCGAGGAGGTCTCCTACGACGGCGAGTACTTCGACCTCGACGGCTTCCGCCTGCGCTGTGACCCGCCGGACCCGCAGCCGCCCATCGACACGGCCGCGATGGGTCCGAAAGCGGTCGAACTCGCCGGACGCTTCGCCGACGGCTGGCACGCCCTGATGCTCACCGAGGACGGCCTCGCCGAGCGCTACGAGGACTTCCGGCACGGCCGCGAACTGGCCGACAAGGACCCTGACGGCGGCCAGGTGACGCTGTCGCTGACCTGCATGGCGCTGGAGGACCGAGAACGCGCGCGAGAAGCCGTGAAACAGCACGTAGCGTTCTACGTGGGCGCGATGGGTACCTACTACCGCGACAGTCTCGCGAGGCAGGGACACGAAGAGCTCGCGCACGGTATATACGATGACTGGCAGGCAGGCAATCGGGGGGAAGCGATGTCACGAATCGGCGAAGGCTTCCTCGATACCATCGCTGTCGGTGGGACACCGGATGAGTGCCGCGAGCGCGTCAACGAGTGGGAGTCGATGGACTGTGTGGACCGTGTGTCGGTATCGTTCCCAAGGGACGCGTCGATGGACGAGATTATCGCGACCGTTGAGGCGCTGGCCCCGGAGTAA